A single genomic interval of Eurosta solidaginis isolate ZX-2024a chromosome 3, ASM4086904v1, whole genome shotgun sequence harbors:
- the nito gene encoding RNA-binding protein spenito, with protein MKRSASGESPTRGNHLARSSHGRTIMGRGYDNGGGIPGNSPERLSPERLRRRLGRSPSPRPRYGVSPHREEYLRGPPPPVADRPTYKVLCVSALHPKASDDFIKETLYREYKKFGDFSIRISHDLDERVAYVCFRTSEDAREAKHHKPRIVLYDKMALVEPVYESSAHNEYRPRGRSLTPPEYERYHYPRSPMGPAVPIEHRRPPLDPYERYGPPIHPHGRSREYRGPIHHEYPLPPRGPPMHRGPPHLHGPPPPHQYTPMRHMAPRPHVPYEKPESKKDKFPNYLHHVQPEDDPLATRTLFAGNLEVNISDDELRRIFGKYGIVDDIDIKRPPPGTGNAFAFVRYQNLDMAHRAKIELSGQYIGKFQCKIGYGKATPATRIWIGGLGAWTSVTQLEREFDRFGAIKKIEYQKGDTFAYIQYETIEAASAAVKEMRGFPLGGPERRLRTDFAELPGTVPATPFKTKPIYDEAPEYRRPEYDYHYEEVPHHYVPRGGYAPYPPRGGYRGRGGYRGRGRGSYHVYHNDVHRPMHSHHSGAISIMPPPAGVEDEWRRPPGDSYERARSGSREPGVDRSRSRSPHKRAHSPESDSDSSSRRNGALSAARTLPDIARKCTVIWQGALILKSSLFPAKFHMTDGDADIVDSLMRDEEGKHNLRITQRLRLDPPKLEDVQKRISSSSSHAIFLGLASSAATTLEDSSVQTRPLRNLVSYLKQKEAAGVISLLNKDTEATGVLYAFPPCDFSTELLKRTCQSVTEEGLKEDHLVVVVVRGGSA; from the exons ATGAAACGTAGTGCTTCTGGGGAATCACCAACTAGAGGAAATCATTTAGCACGATCATCACACGGTAGAACAATAATGGGTCGTGGTTATGACAATGGTGGTGGTATACCAGGAAATTCGCCTGAACGTTTATCTCCTGAACGGTTACGTCGACGTTTAGGTAGATCACCAAGTCCACGTCCGCGTTATGGTGTTTCTCCCCATAGAGAAGAGTATTTACGTGGTCCTCCACCACCGGTGGCCGATAGACCAACTTACAAAGTTTTATGCGTGAGCGCATTGCATCCCAAAGCATCGGATGATTTCATTAAGGAAACATTGTATCGCGAATACAAAAAATTTGGTGATTTCAGCATTCGTATATCACATGATCTGGACGAACGTGTTGCATACGTATGTTTTCGAACTTCTGAAGATGCACGAGAGGCAAAACATCATAAGCCCCGTATTGTACTATACGATAAAATGGCTTTAGTAGAACCAGTTTACGAGTCATCTGCACATAATGAATATag ACCTCGAGGACGTTCGTTAACACCGCCTGAATACGAGCGCTATCATTATCCACGCTCACCAATGGGACCGGCTGTCCCAATAGAACACCGACGACCTCCACTCGATCCGTATGAACGTTATGGGCCACCAATCCACCCACACGGTCGCTCGCGTGAATATCGCGGTCCTATACATCATGAGTATCCACTCCCTCCTAGAGGTCCTCCGATGCATCGTGGGCCGCCACATTTGCATGGACCACCACCGCCGCATCAGTATACACCCATGCGCCATATGGCACCGCGGCCACATGTGCCGTATGAAAAGCCTGAAAGTAAGAAAGATAAATTCCCAAATTATTTGCATCATGTTCAACCAGAAGATGATCCCTTAGCAACACGCACTCTTTTTGCTGGTAATTTAGAAGTAAATATTTCGGATGATGAATTGCGTCGTATATTTGGCAAATATGGAATtgttgatgacattgatataaaACGTCCACCGCCTGGTACTGGAAATGCATTTGCATTTGTGCGTTATCAAAATTTAGATATGGCTCATCGTGCTAAAATTGAACTTTCTGGTCAATATATTGGAAAGTTTCAATGCAAAATCGGTTACGGTAAGGCCACACCAGCTACGCGGATATGGATAGGTGGTCTAGGAGCTTGGACCTCTGTTACACAATTGGAAAGGGAATTTGATCGTTTTGGTGCCATAAAGAAGATAGAATATCAAAAAGGAGATACATTTGCATATATACAATATGAAACTATTGAGGCAGCATCTGCTGCAGTTAAAGAAATGCGTGGCTTTCCTTTGGGAGGGCCAGAACGTCGGTTACGTACAGATTTCGCTGAATTACCTGGCACTGTGCCAGCTACACCATTTAAAACTAAACCCATTTATGACGAAGCACCTGAATATAGGCGCCCAGAATATGACTATCATTATGAAGAAGTACCACATCATTATGTACCACGTGGTGGTTATGCCCCATATCCGCCTCGAGGTGGGTATAGAGGACGTGGTGGCTATCGGGGACGAGGACGCGGTTCATATCATGTATATCACAATGATGTACATCGTCCTATGCATAGCCATCATAGTGGCGCAATATCGATAATGCCACCACCCGCTGGGGTTGAAGATGAATGGCGGCGCCCGCCAGGAGATTCATATGAAAGAGCACGTTCGGGTTCACGTGAACCGGGCGTTGATCGTTCACGTTCACGATCGCCACATAAACGTGCACATTCACCCGAATCGGATTCAGATTCTTCTTCGCGACGAAATGGAGCTTTAAGCGCTGCGCGTACTCTACCAGATATTGCACGCAAATGTACTGTAATATGGCAAGGTGCGCTCATATTGAAAAGTTCGCTATTTCCAGCTAAATTCCATATGACCGATGGAGATGCAGATATTGTCGATTCGTTAATGCGCGACGAAGAAGGGAAACATAATTTGCGTATAACACAACGTCTACGTCTTGATCCACCAAAATTGGAGGACGTGCAGAAACGAATTAGCTCATCGTCATCACATGCAATCTTTTTGGGTTTGGCATCATCGGCTGCTACTACACTAGAGGATAGTAGTGTACAAACGCGTCCATTACGAAATTTAGTTTCGTATTTGAAACAAAAAGAAGCAGCAGGAGTTATATCGCTGTTAAATAAAGATACGGAAGCTACGGGAGTGCTATATGCTTTTCCGCCATGCGACTTTTCGACAGAGCTATTAAAGCGTACATGCCAGAGTGTTACTGAGGAAGGTTTGAAGGAGGATCATTTGGTGGTTGTCGTTGTAAGAGGTGGCTCCGCTTAA